In Stenotrophomonas sp. 610A2, one DNA window encodes the following:
- the secE gene encoding preprotein translocase subunit SecE yields MNSKIEHSKSAASGGDIVKYVGAALLVLAGLFVWFWFADQPRAAQLGAWAGQWRALAVVVGLVAGGAVFMLTTKGRQTIEFLSESRFELRKVVWPTRQEAIRMTWVVVVVVIVLSLLLGGFDFVIQKLTQWFLGR; encoded by the coding sequence ATGAACAGCAAGATCGAACATTCCAAGTCCGCTGCCTCTGGTGGCGATATCGTCAAGTACGTCGGCGCTGCGCTGTTGGTGCTGGCGGGTCTGTTTGTCTGGTTCTGGTTTGCCGATCAGCCACGAGCTGCCCAGTTGGGCGCATGGGCCGGTCAGTGGCGCGCGCTGGCGGTGGTTGTGGGTCTGGTGGCTGGTGGTGCAGTGTTCATGCTGACCACGAAGGGTCGTCAGACAATCGAATTCCTTTCTGAATCCCGTTTCGAGCTGCGCAAGGTTGTGTGGCCGACCCGCCAGGAAGCTATCCGCATGACGTGGGTGGTGGTTGTGGTGGTGATCGTGTTGAGCCTGTTGTTGGGTGGCTTTGACTTCGTGATCCAGAAGCTGACCCAGTGGTTCCTGGGTCGTTAA
- the nusG gene encoding transcription termination/antitermination protein NusG: MKRWYVVHAYSGFEKSVAQALRDRIARDEMQELFGDVLVPTEEVVEMRAGQKRRSERKFFPGYVLVQIETHEEAGIPRIDNESWHLVKETPKVMGFIGGTADRPLPIQDSEAAAILNRVQEGVEKPRPKVLFEPGQMVRVTEGPFNDFNGVVEEVNYEKSRLRVSVLIFGRATPVELEFGQVEKAI, encoded by the coding sequence GTGAAGCGTTGGTACGTCGTTCACGCCTATTCAGGTTTTGAGAAGTCGGTTGCGCAGGCGTTGCGTGATCGCATTGCGCGTGACGAGATGCAGGAGCTTTTCGGTGACGTGCTGGTCCCCACGGAAGAAGTGGTGGAAATGCGCGCTGGCCAGAAGCGCCGCTCCGAGCGCAAGTTCTTCCCGGGTTACGTGCTGGTACAGATCGAGACCCACGAAGAAGCCGGTATCCCGCGTATCGACAACGAAAGCTGGCACCTGGTCAAGGAAACCCCGAAGGTCATGGGTTTCATCGGTGGCACTGCCGACCGTCCTCTGCCGATCCAGGACAGCGAAGCCGCTGCGATCCTGAATCGCGTTCAGGAAGGTGTCGAGAAGCCGCGTCCGAAGGTGCTGTTCGAGCCGGGCCAGATGGTCCGTGTCACCGAAGGCCCGTTCAACGATTTCAACGGCGTCGTCGAAGAAGTCAATTACGAAAAGAGCCGCCTGCGCGTCTCGGTGCTGATCTTCGGTCGCGCCACCCCGGTCGAGCTTGAGTTCGGCCAGGTCGAGAAGGCGATCTGA
- the rplL gene encoding 50S ribosomal protein L7/L12 — MSLTNDQIVDAIAEKSLMEVMELVKAIEEKFGVSAAAPVAVAAAGPAAVVEEQTEFNVILKDAGAKKVEVIKAVRAITGLGLKEAKDLAEAGGVVKEGASKEDADKFKKELEAAGATVELK; from the coding sequence ATGTCCCTTACCAACGATCAGATCGTCGACGCAATCGCCGAAAAGTCCCTGATGGAAGTGATGGAGCTGGTCAAGGCCATCGAAGAGAAGTTCGGCGTGTCGGCTGCTGCCCCGGTTGCAGTTGCTGCTGCTGGCCCGGCTGCTGTTGTTGAAGAGCAGACCGAATTCAACGTCATCCTGAAGGATGCCGGCGCGAAGAAGGTCGAAGTGATTAAGGCTGTCCGCGCCATCACCGGCCTGGGCCTGAAGGAAGCGAAGGACCTGGCTGAAGCCGGCGGCGTCGTGAAGGAAGGCGCTTCGAAGGAAGACGCCGACAAGTTCAAGAAGGAACTGGAAGCCGCCGGCGCGACCGTCGAGCTGAAGTAA
- the rplJ gene encoding 50S ribosomal protein L10, whose protein sequence is MALNLSQKQEVVAELADVAAKAHSLIAAEYAGTTVAQMTAMRKQARETGVFLKVVKNTLASRAVEGTDFAVAKDQMVGPLLYAFSLEEPGAAGRLIKEAAKGNDKLKAKVVAIGGEIFPASHVDVLASLPTRDQALAMLARVLTEPVTMFARAVKAIGEKQEGGAAEAAAPAAEAEAV, encoded by the coding sequence ATGGCTCTCAATCTGTCCCAGAAGCAAGAAGTAGTCGCCGAGCTGGCAGACGTCGCCGCCAAGGCCCACTCCTTGATCGCAGCCGAATACGCTGGCACCACGGTCGCTCAGATGACCGCGATGCGTAAGCAGGCTCGTGAAACCGGTGTTTTCTTGAAGGTTGTCAAGAACACGCTGGCCTCGCGCGCCGTTGAAGGCACCGATTTCGCAGTCGCAAAAGACCAGATGGTTGGTCCGCTGCTGTATGCGTTCTCGCTTGAGGAGCCCGGCGCAGCCGGTCGCCTGATCAAGGAAGCCGCCAAGGGTAACGACAAGCTGAAGGCGAAGGTCGTGGCAATCGGTGGGGAAATCTTCCCGGCCAGCCACGTCGACGTGCTGGCATCGTTGCCGACCCGTGATCAGGCACTGGCCATGTTGGCCCGCGTCCTGACCGAGCCGGTCACCATGTTCGCCCGCGCCGTCAAGGCTATCGGTGAGAAGCAGGAAGGTGGCGCAGCGGAAGCTGCAGCGCCGGCCGCTGAAGCTGAAGCCGTCTAA
- the tuf gene encoding elongation factor Tu — MSKGKFERTKPHVNVGTIGHVDHGKTTLTAALTKIGAERFGGEFKDYSSIDAAPEEKARGITISTAHVEYESATRHYAHVDCPGHADYVKNMITGAAQMDGAILVCSAADGPMPQTREHILLSRQVGVPYIVVFLNKADMVDDAELLELVEMEVRELLSKYDFPGDDTPIVHGSARMALEGDQSDIGVPAILKLVDALDSWIPTPERDVDKPFLMPVEDVFSISGRGTVVTGRIERGVIKVGEEIEIVGIRPVQKTTVTGVEMFRKLLDQGQAGDNAGLLLRGTKRDDVERGQVLAKPGSIKPHTQFEAEVYVLSKDEGGRHTPFFKGYRPQFYFRTTDITGAVELPEGVEMVMPGDNVKMVVTLINPVAMDEGLRFAIREGGRTVGAGVVAKIIA; from the coding sequence ATGTCAAAGGGTAAGTTCGAGCGTACCAAGCCGCACGTCAACGTCGGCACCATCGGCCACGTCGATCATGGCAAGACCACGCTGACCGCCGCACTGACCAAGATCGGTGCTGAGCGCTTCGGTGGCGAGTTCAAGGATTACTCCTCGATCGACGCCGCGCCGGAAGAAAAGGCACGTGGCATCACGATCTCGACCGCGCACGTTGAGTACGAATCCGCGACCCGTCACTACGCCCACGTGGATTGCCCGGGCCATGCTGACTACGTCAAGAACATGATCACCGGTGCTGCCCAGATGGACGGCGCGATCCTGGTCTGCTCGGCTGCTGACGGCCCGATGCCGCAGACCCGCGAGCACATCCTGCTGTCGCGTCAGGTCGGCGTGCCGTACATCGTCGTGTTCCTGAACAAGGCCGACATGGTTGACGATGCCGAGCTGCTGGAACTGGTCGAAATGGAAGTCCGCGAGCTGCTGAGCAAGTACGACTTCCCGGGCGACGACACCCCGATCGTGCACGGTTCGGCTCGTATGGCGCTGGAAGGCGACCAGAGCGACATCGGCGTGCCGGCCATCCTGAAGCTGGTCGATGCACTGGACAGCTGGATCCCGACCCCGGAGCGCGACGTCGACAAGCCGTTCCTGATGCCGGTGGAAGACGTGTTCTCGATCTCGGGCCGCGGCACCGTGGTGACCGGTCGTATCGAGCGCGGCGTGATCAAGGTCGGCGAAGAAATCGAAATCGTCGGTATCCGTCCGGTCCAGAAGACCACCGTCACCGGTGTGGAAATGTTCCGCAAGCTGCTCGACCAGGGGCAGGCAGGCGACAACGCCGGTCTGCTGCTGCGCGGCACCAAGCGTGACGACGTTGAGCGTGGCCAGGTTCTGGCCAAGCCGGGCTCGATCAAGCCGCACACCCAGTTCGAAGCTGAGGTGTACGTGCTGTCGAAGGATGAGGGCGGCCGTCACACCCCGTTCTTCAAGGGCTACCGTCCGCAGTTCTACTTCCGTACCACCGACATCACCGGTGCGGTTGAGCTGCCGGAAGGTGTCGAGATGGTGATGCCGGGCGACAACGTGAAGATGGTTGTCACCCTGATCAACCCGGTGGCAATGGACGAAGGCCTGCGCTTCGCAATCCGCGAAGGTGGCCGTACCGTCGGCGCCGGCGTGGTCGCCAAGATCATCGCGTAA
- the rplK gene encoding 50S ribosomal protein L11: MAKKVVGYIKLQVKAGQANPSPPVGPALGQRGLNIMEFCKAFNAATQKLEPGLPVPVIITAYSDRTFTFITKSTPATTLLKKAAGISSGSKKPNTDKVGKVTRAQLEEICKAKEPDLTAASLDAAVRTIAGSARSMGLVVEG, from the coding sequence ATGGCAAAGAAAGTTGTCGGTTATATCAAGCTGCAGGTAAAGGCCGGTCAGGCCAATCCCTCGCCGCCGGTCGGTCCTGCGCTGGGTCAGCGTGGCCTGAACATCATGGAATTCTGCAAGGCGTTCAACGCCGCTACGCAGAAGCTGGAACCGGGTCTGCCGGTGCCGGTGATCATCACGGCCTATTCGGACCGTACGTTCACCTTCATCACCAAGAGCACCCCGGCGACCACGCTGCTGAAGAAGGCCGCTGGCATTTCTTCGGGCTCGAAGAAGCCGAACACCGACAAGGTGGGCAAGGTTACTCGCGCGCAGCTGGAAGAAATCTGCAAGGCAAAGGAGCCGGATCTGACGGCTGCCAGCCTTGACGCCGCCGTGCGTACGATCGCGGGTTCTGCCCGTTCCATGGGCCTGGTGGTAGAGGGTTAA
- the rpoB gene encoding DNA-directed RNA polymerase subunit beta produces MTSYSYTEKKRIRKDFGKQRSILEVPFLLAIQVDSYREFLQENIDPAKRSDHGLHAALKSVFPISSYSGNAALEYVGYKLGDPVFDERECRQRGMSYGAPLRVTVRLVIYDRESSTKAIKYVKEQEVYLGEIPLMTDNGTFIVNGTERVIVSQLHRSPGVFFDHDRGKTHSSGKLLYSARIIPYRGSWLDFEFDPKDALFTRIDRRRKLPVSVLLRALGYNNEEMLAEFFEVNTFHINPDEGVQLELVPERLRGETLGFDLADGDKVIVEAGKRITARHIKQLQASGIAALAVPDDYLVGRILSHDVVDSNTGELLAQANDEISDEQLQNFRKAGVDAVGTLWVNDLDRGPYLSNTLRIDGTKTQLEALVEIYRMMRPGEPPTKDAAQNLFHNLFFTFERYDLSTVGRMKFNRRVGRKEVTGESVLYDRKYFGERNDEESKRLVAAHGEGSDILDVIKVLTEIRNGRGVVDDIDHLGNRRVRSVGEMAENVFRVGLVRVERAVKERLSMAESEGLTPQELINAKPVAAAIKEFFGSSQLSQFMDQNNPLSEVTHKRRVSALGPGGLTRERAGFEVRDVHPTHYGRVCTIETPEGPNIGLINSLAVFARTNKYGFLETPYRKVHDGKVSDEVEFLSAIEENEYVIAQANALVDSKNLLTEQFVPCRFQGESLLKPPAEVHFMDVSPMQTVSVAAALVPFLEHDDANRALMGANMQRQAVPTLRAQKPLVGTGIERAVARDSGVTVNALRGGQIVQIDAGRIVVKANENEITDPADAGVDIYNLIKYTRSNQNTCINQRPLVNVGDVIARGDVLADGPSTDIGELALGQNMLIAFMPWNGYNFEDSILLSERVVEEDRYTTIHIEELTCVARDTKLGPEEISADIPNVSEQALNRLDESGVVYIGAEVRAGDIMVGKVTPKGESQLTPEEKLLRAIFGEKASDVKDSSLRVPPGMDGTVIDVQVFTRDGIEKDKRARQIEENEIKRVKKDFDDQFRILEGAIYARLRSQLVGKVANGGASLKKGDVITDAFLDGLKKSDWFTLRMKDEDASEAIERAQMQIQAHEKEFERRFADKRGKITQGDDLAPGVLKMVKVFLAVKRRIQPGDKMAGRHGNKGVVSNVVPVEDMPYMADGNTVDICLNPLGVPSRMNIGQILEVHLGWAAKGLGKRIQGMLEQQRAVSELREFLGKIYNHDSAVAEQRVDLSQFSDEELISLAKNLTDGVPMATPVFDGAAEEEIREMLNLAYPDEAPETARLGFNASKTQMQLYDGRTGEAFDRKTTVGYMHYLKLNHLVDDKMHARSTGPYSLVTQQPLGGKAQFGGQRFGEMEVWALEAYGAAYTLQEMLTVKSDDVQGRNQMYKNIVDGEHEMVAGMPESFNVLVKEIRSLAINMELEGG; encoded by the coding sequence ATGACGTCCTATTCGTACACCGAAAAAAAGCGCATCCGCAAAGATTTCGGCAAGCAGCGCTCGATCCTCGAAGTGCCGTTCCTGCTCGCCATCCAGGTTGATTCGTACCGCGAATTCCTGCAGGAGAACATCGATCCGGCCAAGCGCTCCGACCACGGCCTGCATGCTGCGCTGAAGTCGGTGTTCCCGATTTCCAGCTACAGCGGCAATGCTGCCCTGGAATACGTCGGCTACAAGCTCGGCGACCCGGTGTTTGACGAGCGCGAGTGCCGCCAGCGTGGCATGAGCTACGGCGCGCCGCTGCGCGTCACCGTGCGCCTGGTCATCTACGATCGCGAATCGTCCACCAAGGCGATCAAGTACGTGAAGGAGCAGGAGGTCTATCTGGGCGAAATCCCGCTGATGACCGACAACGGCACCTTCATCGTCAACGGTACCGAGCGCGTCATCGTGTCGCAGCTGCACCGTTCGCCGGGCGTGTTCTTCGACCACGACCGTGGCAAGACCCACAGCTCGGGCAAGCTGCTGTACAGCGCCCGCATCATTCCGTACCGCGGTTCCTGGCTGGACTTCGAGTTCGACCCGAAGGACGCACTGTTCACCCGTATCGACCGTCGCCGCAAGTTGCCGGTGTCGGTGCTGCTGCGTGCGCTGGGCTACAACAACGAAGAGATGCTGGCCGAGTTCTTCGAGGTCAACACCTTCCACATCAACCCGGACGAAGGCGTGCAGCTGGAGCTGGTGCCGGAGCGTCTGCGTGGCGAAACGCTGGGCTTCGACCTAGCCGATGGCGACAAGGTCATCGTGGAAGCCGGCAAGCGCATCACCGCGCGCCACATCAAGCAGCTGCAGGCGTCTGGCATCGCAGCGCTGGCCGTGCCGGACGACTACCTGGTCGGCCGCATCCTGTCGCACGACGTGGTTGATTCCAACACCGGTGAGCTGCTGGCCCAGGCCAACGACGAAATCAGCGACGAGCAGCTGCAGAACTTCCGCAAGGCGGGTGTGGATGCAGTGGGCACGCTGTGGGTGAACGATCTGGATCGTGGCCCGTACCTGTCCAACACCCTGCGCATCGATGGCACCAAGACCCAGCTCGAAGCGCTGGTCGAAATCTATCGCATGATGCGTCCGGGCGAGCCGCCGACCAAGGACGCCGCGCAGAACCTGTTCCACAACCTGTTCTTCACCTTCGAGCGCTACGACCTGTCCACGGTCGGCCGCATGAAGTTCAACCGTCGTGTCGGCCGCAAGGAAGTCACCGGTGAGTCGGTGCTGTATGACCGCAAGTACTTCGGCGAGCGCAACGACGAGGAATCCAAGCGCCTGGTCGCCGCACACGGCGAAGGCTCCGACATCCTGGACGTGATCAAGGTGCTGACCGAGATCCGCAACGGTCGCGGCGTGGTCGATGACATCGATCACCTGGGCAACCGTCGCGTGCGTTCGGTCGGCGAAATGGCCGAGAACGTGTTCCGCGTGGGCCTGGTCCGCGTCGAGCGCGCGGTCAAGGAGCGCCTGTCGATGGCCGAGTCGGAAGGCTTGACCCCGCAGGAACTGATCAATGCCAAGCCGGTGGCTGCCGCGATCAAGGAATTCTTCGGCTCCTCGCAGCTGTCGCAGTTCATGGATCAGAACAACCCGCTGTCGGAAGTGACGCACAAGCGTCGCGTCTCGGCCCTGGGCCCGGGCGGCCTGACCCGCGAACGCGCTGGCTTCGAAGTGCGCGACGTGCACCCGACCCATTACGGCCGCGTCTGCACCATCGAAACGCCGGAAGGCCCGAACATCGGCCTGATCAACTCGCTGGCCGTGTTCGCACGCACCAACAAGTACGGCTTCCTGGAAACCCCGTACCGCAAGGTGCATGACGGCAAGGTCTCCGACGAGGTCGAGTTCCTGTCGGCCATCGAAGAGAACGAGTACGTGATCGCCCAGGCCAATGCGCTGGTCGATTCCAAGAACCTGCTCACCGAGCAGTTCGTACCGTGCCGCTTCCAGGGTGAGTCGCTGCTCAAGCCGCCGGCAGAAGTCCACTTCATGGACGTCTCGCCGATGCAGACCGTGTCGGTCGCTGCCGCGCTGGTTCCGTTCCTGGAGCACGATGACGCAAACCGTGCACTGATGGGCGCCAACATGCAGCGCCAGGCCGTGCCGACCCTGCGTGCGCAGAAGCCGCTGGTGGGTACCGGTATCGAACGCGCCGTTGCGCGTGACTCGGGTGTGACCGTGAACGCCCTGCGTGGTGGCCAGATCGTGCAGATCGACGCCGGCCGCATCGTGGTCAAGGCCAACGAGAACGAGATCACCGATCCGGCAGATGCCGGCGTGGATATCTACAACCTGATCAAGTACACCCGTTCGAACCAGAACACCTGTATCAACCAGCGTCCGCTGGTGAACGTGGGTGACGTGATCGCGCGCGGCGACGTGCTGGCCGATGGCCCGTCCACCGACATCGGTGAACTGGCGCTGGGTCAGAACATGCTGATCGCCTTCATGCCGTGGAACGGCTACAACTTCGAAGACTCCATCCTGCTGTCCGAGCGTGTGGTCGAGGAAGATCGTTACACCACGATCCACATCGAAGAACTGACCTGCGTTGCACGTGACACCAAGCTGGGGCCGGAGGAAATTTCCGCCGATATCCCGAACGTGTCCGAGCAGGCGCTGAACCGTCTGGACGAGTCCGGCGTGGTGTACATCGGTGCGGAAGTGCGCGCCGGCGACATCATGGTTGGCAAGGTCACGCCGAAGGGCGAGAGCCAGCTGACCCCGGAAGAGAAGCTGCTGCGCGCGATCTTCGGCGAGAAGGCTTCCGACGTTAAGGACAGCTCGCTGCGCGTTCCGCCGGGCATGGATGGCACCGTCATCGACGTGCAGGTCTTCACCCGCGACGGCATCGAGAAGGACAAGCGCGCACGCCAGATCGAGGAAAACGAGATCAAGCGCGTCAAGAAGGACTTCGACGACCAGTTCCGCATCCTGGAAGGCGCCATCTACGCACGTCTGCGTTCGCAGCTCGTGGGCAAGGTTGCCAACGGCGGCGCCAGCCTGAAGAAGGGTGACGTGATCACCGATGCGTTCCTGGACGGCCTGAAGAAGTCCGACTGGTTCACCCTGCGCATGAAGGACGAGGACGCCTCCGAAGCCATCGAGCGCGCCCAGATGCAGATCCAGGCGCACGAGAAGGAATTCGAGCGTCGCTTCGCCGACAAGCGCGGCAAGATCACCCAGGGCGACGATCTGGCACCGGGCGTGCTGAAGATGGTCAAGGTGTTCCTGGCCGTGAAGCGTCGCATCCAGCCGGGTGACAAGATGGCAGGCCGCCACGGTAACAAGGGTGTGGTCTCCAACGTGGTGCCGGTCGAAGACATGCCGTACATGGCTGACGGCAACACCGTGGACATCTGCTTGAACCCGCTGGGCGTGCCGTCGCGTATGAACATCGGCCAGATTCTGGAAGTGCACCTGGGCTGGGCCGCAAAGGGTCTGGGCAAGCGCATCCAGGGCATGCTGGAACAGCAGCGTGCGGTCAGCGAACTGCGTGAGTTCCTGGGCAAGATCTACAACCATGACTCGGCCGTTGCCGAGCAGCGCGTGGACCTGTCGCAGTTCAGCGACGAAGAGCTGATCAGCCTGGCCAAGAACCTGACCGACGGCGTGCCGATGGCAACCCCGGTGTTCGACGGTGCGGCGGAAGAAGAAATCCGTGAAATGCTGAATCTGGCCTACCCGGATGAAGCACCGGAAACCGCTCGCCTGGGCTTCAACGCGAGCAAGACGCAGATGCAGCTGTATGACGGCCGCACCGGCGAAGCCTTCGACCGCAAGACCACGGTCGGCTACATGCATTACCTGAAGTTGAACCACTTGGTCGACGACAAGATGCATGCCCGTTCGACCGGTCCGTACTCGCTCGTCACCCAGCAGCCGCTGGGCGGCAAGGCGCAGTTCGGTGGTCAGCGCTTCGGTGAAATGGAAGTCTGGGCACTGGAAGCCTACGGCGCGGCCTACACCCTGCAGGAAATGCTGACGGTGAAGTCCGATGACGTACAGGGCCGTAACCAGATGTACAAGAACATCGTCGACGGTGAGCACGAGATGGTTGCGGGCATGCCGGAATCCTTCAACGTTTTGGTGAAGGAAATCCGCTCGCTGGCCATCAACATGGAACTGGAAGGCGGTTGA
- the rplA gene encoding 50S ribosomal protein L1 — MAQTKREKAIKAAIVPGKAYAFEDAINILKTATKAKFVESIDVAVRLGVDAKKSDQQVRGSTVLPAGTGKSVRVAVFAPAGAKADEALAAGAEAVGMDDLAEKMQAGDLNYDVVIATPDAMRVVGKLGTLLGPRGLMPNPKVGTVSANPGEAVKNAKSGQVRYRTDKAGIIHCTIGKASFENGALQSNLQALLVDLIKAKPATSKGLYLQKVSVSSTMGPGVTVDQSSLTLK, encoded by the coding sequence ATGGCACAGACCAAGCGTGAGAAGGCCATCAAGGCCGCTATCGTCCCGGGCAAGGCATACGCCTTCGAGGACGCAATCAACATCCTGAAGACCGCCACCAAGGCCAAGTTCGTCGAGTCGATCGACGTGGCCGTGCGTCTGGGCGTGGATGCCAAGAAGTCCGACCAGCAGGTTCGCGGTTCCACCGTGCTGCCCGCCGGTACCGGCAAGTCGGTCCGCGTTGCCGTGTTCGCTCCGGCCGGTGCCAAGGCTGACGAAGCCCTGGCTGCTGGCGCCGAAGCCGTCGGCATGGACGACCTGGCTGAAAAGATGCAGGCCGGCGATCTGAACTATGACGTCGTCATTGCTACCCCGGACGCGATGCGCGTTGTCGGTAAGCTGGGCACCCTGCTGGGCCCGCGTGGCTTGATGCCGAACCCGAAGGTCGGCACCGTTTCGGCCAACCCGGGCGAAGCCGTCAAGAATGCCAAGTCGGGTCAGGTGCGTTACCGCACCGACAAGGCCGGCATCATCCACTGCACCATCGGCAAGGCCAGCTTCGAAAACGGCGCGCTGCAGTCGAACCTGCAGGCACTGCTGGTTGACCTGATCAAGGCCAAGCCGGCCACCTCGAAGGGCCTGTACCTGCAGAAGGTGTCGGTCAGCTCGACGATGGGCCCGGGCGTGACTGTTGACCAGTCCTCGCTGACCCTGAAGTAA